The Xanthomonas indica sequence GTCACGCGATCCCGTCATGGCCGGTGAGGCCGGTCGAAAAAAAAGCCCGGGAGTTGACGCTCCCGGGCACGATGTCACGCAGTCGTCGGCAGCTCGGTCAGCGCGATCAGAACTCCTGCCAGTCGGTGCCGCCGGCTGCAACGGCGGCGGCGCTCTTGGTCATCGGCCGGTGCACGGCCGTGCGCGGGGCCGGCGTCTTGACCGGCCGCCGTGCGCTGGCGCTGGCCAGTGCCGATGGCGGAACGGACGCGCGGTGGGCTGCCGCCGGCGCCTGCTGGTCGATCTTGAACAGGGCCACGGCCTGGCTCAGCTGGCCAGCCTGATCCTCCATCGAACGGGCCGCGGCGGTGGCTTCCTCCACCAGCGCGGCATTCTGCTGGGTGGTTTCGTCCATCTGCATCACGGTCTGGTTGACCTGCTCGATGCCGGCGGACTGCTCCTGCGAGGCCGCGGAGATGTCGCCCATGATGTCGGTGACGCGCTGCACCGAGCTCACGATCTCGGTCATGGTCCTGCCGGCCTGGTCGACCAGGGCCGAACCCTGCGCGACGCGGCTCACCGAGTCGTCGATCAGGGTCTTGATCTCCTTGGCCGCATTCGACGAACGCTGGGCGAGGGTGCGTACTTCGCTGGCCACGACGGCGAAGCCGCGGCCCTGTTCGCCGGCGCGCGCCGCTTCGACGGCGGCGTTCAAGGCCAGGATGTTGGTCTGGAAGGCGATGCCATCGATCACCGAGATGATGTCGGCGATCTTCTTCGAGGAGGCCTCGATGCCGCTCATGGTCTGCACGACCTGGCCGACCACGTCGCCGCCCTGCGAGGCGACGGCCGCTGCGCCGCTGGCGAGCTGATTGGCCTGGCGCGCGTGCTCGGCGTTCTGCTTCACGGTGGAGGTCAGTTCCTCCATCGAGGCGGCGGTTTCCTCCAGGCTGGCGGCCTGCTGCTCGGTGCGCCGCGACAGGTCGTCGTTGCCGGTGGCGATCTCGCTGGCCGCGGCATTGATGCTGACCGCCGCGGTCTGGATACGCGCCACGATCGACGCCAACTGTTCGGTGGTGGCGTTGGCGTCGTCGCGCATGGTGGCGAACACGCCCTGGAAGTCGCCGTGCATGCGGACGGTGAGATCTCCGGCCGCGATCGACTGCAGCAGGGACGACAGCGCCTGCAGGTTGCCGTCTGCAGTCGCCATCAGCTGATTGAGGCTGTCGACCATCAGGCGGAAATCGTACTGGAAGCGTTCGGCATCGCCGCGCACGCTGAAGTCGCCGGCCGCGGCGGCCCCGGCCAGGTGCTTGATCTCGGTGTTCATCGCGGTCAGGTTGTGCTTGACCGTGTCCATCGTCGCGGTGAGGCGGGCCTTCTCGCCGGGCAGGCGGTCCATGTCCTCGGACAGGTCGCCGATCGCATAGCGGCCCATGATCTGCGCCAAACGCTCGGTCACCGCGATATGTGCGGCGGCCAGCGCATTGCTGTCGCGGACCATGCGGCCGTAGTCGCCGGGAAACACGCTTTCGTCCATGCGGTAGCTGGTCTGGCCGGCGTCGTGGCGCTGGGCCATCTCCGCCTGCGCGGCGAGCACCGCCTGCAATTGCTGCTGCATGCGTCCCATGGCATTCAACAGGCGGCCGGTTTCGTCGCTGGCCTGGGTGCGCACGGCATTGTGCATGTCGCCGTTGGCGATCGCCTCGGCCGCGCGGGTCGCCAGGCGCAGCGGTGCGGTCAGGCTCTGAGTGATGGTCAGCGCCAGCAGTGCGCTGAGCGCGAGCGCGAACACGGTGCCGCCGATCAACAGCATGCGGCCACGTTCCATCGAATCCAGCGCCGACTGGTAGGCCTCGGCGGCCTGGGATTTTTGCCGATCGGCGAATTCGCGGATCTTGCTCTGCCATGCCAGGGTCGCCGGCAACGCGTCGCGATTGAGCATCTCCACGGCCTTGGCGGTGTCGCCCGCTTCGCGCGTTGCCACGATGGCGTCGTTGATCTTCTTCGCGGCGGCACGCTTGGCATCCATGTCCGCTCGCATCGCGCGGCCGGTCGGGGTGCTGGAGAGCGTGTCGATCTTGGCGCGTGCCGCTGCGTAGCGCTCGCGCTGTTTGCTGAACGTCTCCAGTGCCTGCTTGCGGATTGCCGGGTCGGTGGAGGTGGTGTAGGTGCTGAGCGCGACCAGCACGGAAGAATTGGCATCGAGCATCTGGTTGCTGAATTCGATCTTCGCCATGCGGTCCAGCACGATCATGTCCAGTTGCTTGCGCGCGTCGGCCATGCCGGACAGCCCGATGATCACCAGGACCACCGAAAGAAGAATCAGCAGGCCGAATGCGGCCGACAGGCGCATCCCGACGTTGTAGCGTTGCAGAAAGCGGATCATATCGATCTCCTTGAAAAGGGAATGCCGCCGCGCCGGTCGGAATCGGCACGGGGCGGGTTTCCGGATGTAGCCAGTGCTGCGGTTGTGGTGGAGCGGCCGCCATGCTGGGGCGGCCGCCTGTAGCGAAAGACGGCTTGGTGTCCTCAGAACTCCTGCCAGTCGCCGGTGCTGGCCTCGGCCAGTGCGGCGGCCCGCACTGGCGCCGGCGCCGGCCGCGGCGTGCGCGGGGGCGGCGTCGGCACCGCGCTGCGCGATGCGGCCGGACGCGCGATCCGTACCACGGTGGAGGTGGCTGGCGCGGCGCTTGCCGTGTCCAACTTGAACACCGCCACCGACTCGGTCAGGTGCCCGGCCTGTTCTTCCATGGAACGCGCTGCGGCGGTGGCCTCTTCCACCAGGGCCGCGTTCTGCTGCGTGGTTTCGTCCATCTGCATCACGGTCTGGTTGACCTGCTCGATGCCGGCCGACTGCTCCTGCGAGGCGGCGGCGATCTCGCCCATGATGTCGGTGACGCGCTGCACCGAACTCACGATCTCCTGCATGGTCTTGCCGGCCTGGTCGACCAGGACCGAGCCTTCGGCGACGCGTTCGACCGAGTCGTCGATCAGGTCCTTGATCTCCTTGGCGGCGTTGGCCGAGCGCTGCGCCAGCGTGCGCACTTCGCTGGCGACCACGGCGAAGCCGCGGCCCTGTTCGCCGGCACGCGCGGCCTCCACCGCCGCGTTGAGTGCCAGGATGTTGGTCTGGAAGGCGATGCCGTCGATCACCGAGATGATGTCGGCAATCTTGCGCGAGGACGCCTCGATGCCGCTCATGGTCTGCACGACCTGGCCGACCACGCTGCCGCCATGCGAGGCGACGCTGGCCGCACCGCTGGCGAGTTGATTGGCCTGGCGTGCATGCTCGGCGTTCTGCTTGACCGTGGAGGTCAGCTCTTCCATCGAGGCGGCGGTTTCCTCCAGGCTGGCGGCCTGCTGCTCGGTGCGCCGCGACAGGTCGTCGTTGCCGGTGGCGATCTCGCTGGCCGCGGCATTGATGCTGACCGCCGCGGTCTGGATGCGGCCGACGATGCCGGTCAACTGATCGGCGGTGGCATTGGCGTCGTCGCGCATGGTCGCGAACACGCCCTGGAAGTCGCCATGCATGCGCGCGGTGAGGTCGCCGATGGCGATGGACTGCAGCAGGGCCGAGAGCTTGCCCAGGTTGCGGTCGCTGACCTCCATCATCGCATTGAGGTCCTGCACCATCAGGCGGAAGTCGTGCTGGAAGTGCGCGGCATCGCCGCGTGCGCTGAAGTCGCCGGCCGCGGCCGCCGCGGCCAGGCGCTTGATCTCGGTGTTGATCGCCAGCAGGCTGGCCTTGGCCGCGTCCATCGATTCGTGCAGCACCGCACGGCTGCCGGGCAGGCGGCGCGCGTCGCGGCGCAGGTCGCCGTTGGCGTATTCGTTGAGCACGCCGATGGCGTCGACGATGGCGTCCAGGTGCTCGAACATCATGGTGTTGATGCCCTTGCTGAGCTCGCCGTACACGCCCGGGAAGTCCTGCGGCATGCGGTGGCTCATGTCCTTGTCGGCATGCAGCTCGATCATCAACGCGGTTTCGCTGGAGAAGCGCTGCAACTGTTGCTGCATCGCGTCCATCGCCAGCAGCAGGCGGCCAGGCTCGTCGCGGGCGTCGGTGGCGACGTCGTTGTCCAGACGCCCGGCGGCGATGGCCTCGGCGGCGCGGGTGGCGCGCGACAGTGGCCCGGTCAGGCTGCGGGTGATCGTCCAGGCCAGCAGGCCGCTGACGAGCAGCACCGCCAGGCCGCCGGCGATCAGCATGTTGCGGCCAGCTGCCATCGCCTGGGTCGCCTTGGCATAGGCGTGCTTCATCTGCACATCCTGGATATCGGCGTTCTCACGGATCTTGGCCTGCCAGGCGGCGGTGGCCGGCCGTGCCTGCTCGCTCAGCACCGCCTGCGCCTCGGCATTGCGATTTGCGGCCCCCAGTGCGATGACCTGATCGTTGAGCTTGCCGGCGACGACGCGATCGGCGTCGATCTCCGCGCGCAGCTTCCTGATCTTCTCTTCGGTGGCCGGAAACGCCTCGAGTTGCCTGCGCATTTCCGCATAGTGCCGGCGATGCTCCTGGATGTCCGCCAGCGCCTGCTGGTTGAGCTCGCTGTTGGAGACCATCGTCAAGGTGCCGAGCGCGATCAGGATGTTGGCGTTGTCGTCGAGCATGCCGTTGCTGATGCGGACCTTCTCGACGTTGACCTTGACGATGCGGTCTAGCTCGCTGCGCGCCTGCGACATGGACAGCAGTCCAGCGGCGATCAGCAGGCAGGACAGCACGATCAACAGGCCGAATGCGCCGCCGAGACGGCGGCCGACGTTGTAGCGTTGCAAGAACGAAGTCATGTGTGGAACCCCTTTTATCGAGTGAGGAGCGGTTGCGCGCTCCAACGCGAAAGGGAGACCCCGCCGTGGCGCCTGGCGGATGTGGCGAAATGCGCAACGGAAATCCGTGAGCACACGAACG is a genomic window containing:
- a CDS encoding methyl-accepting chemotaxis protein, which produces MTSFLQRYNVGRRLGGAFGLLIVLSCLLIAAGLLSMSQARSELDRIVKVNVEKVRISNGMLDDNANILIALGTLTMVSNSELNQQALADIQEHRRHYAEMRRQLEAFPATEEKIRKLRAEIDADRVVAGKLNDQVIALGAANRNAEAQAVLSEQARPATAAWQAKIRENADIQDVQMKHAYAKATQAMAAGRNMLIAGGLAVLLVSGLLAWTITRSLTGPLSRATRAAEAIAAGRLDNDVATDARDEPGRLLLAMDAMQQQLQRFSSETALMIELHADKDMSHRMPQDFPGVYGELSKGINTMMFEHLDAIVDAIGVLNEYANGDLRRDARRLPGSRAVLHESMDAAKASLLAINTEIKRLAAAAAAGDFSARGDAAHFQHDFRLMVQDLNAMMEVSDRNLGKLSALLQSIAIGDLTARMHGDFQGVFATMRDDANATADQLTGIVGRIQTAAVSINAAASEIATGNDDLSRRTEQQAASLEETAASMEELTSTVKQNAEHARQANQLASGAASVASHGGSVVGQVVQTMSGIEASSRKIADIISVIDGIAFQTNILALNAAVEAARAGEQGRGFAVVASEVRTLAQRSANAAKEIKDLIDDSVERVAEGSVLVDQAGKTMQEIVSSVQRVTDIMGEIAAASQEQSAGIEQVNQTVMQMDETTQQNAALVEEATAAARSMEEQAGHLTESVAVFKLDTASAAPATSTVVRIARPAASRSAVPTPPPRTPRPAPAPVRAAALAEASTGDWQEF
- a CDS encoding methyl-accepting chemotaxis protein, producing the protein MIRFLQRYNVGMRLSAAFGLLILLSVVLVIIGLSGMADARKQLDMIVLDRMAKIEFSNQMLDANSSVLVALSTYTTSTDPAIRKQALETFSKQRERYAAARAKIDTLSSTPTGRAMRADMDAKRAAAKKINDAIVATREAGDTAKAVEMLNRDALPATLAWQSKIREFADRQKSQAAEAYQSALDSMERGRMLLIGGTVFALALSALLALTITQSLTAPLRLATRAAEAIANGDMHNAVRTQASDETGRLLNAMGRMQQQLQAVLAAQAEMAQRHDAGQTSYRMDESVFPGDYGRMVRDSNALAAAHIAVTERLAQIMGRYAIGDLSEDMDRLPGEKARLTATMDTVKHNLTAMNTEIKHLAGAAAAGDFSVRGDAERFQYDFRLMVDSLNQLMATADGNLQALSSLLQSIAAGDLTVRMHGDFQGVFATMRDDANATTEQLASIVARIQTAAVSINAAASEIATGNDDLSRRTEQQAASLEETAASMEELTSTVKQNAEHARQANQLASGAAAVASQGGDVVGQVVQTMSGIEASSKKIADIISVIDGIAFQTNILALNAAVEAARAGEQGRGFAVVASEVRTLAQRSSNAAKEIKTLIDDSVSRVAQGSALVDQAGRTMTEIVSSVQRVTDIMGDISAASQEQSAGIEQVNQTVMQMDETTQQNAALVEEATAAARSMEDQAGQLSQAVALFKIDQQAPAAAHRASVPPSALASASARRPVKTPAPRTAVHRPMTKSAAAVAAGGTDWQEF